The following proteins are encoded in a genomic region of Leptospira ryugenii:
- a CDS encoding helix-turn-helix domain-containing protein, which produces MLEFLGSWLLFGAWFHLLLALHLYTKHGKSKGFPFASISAIAASILIVYAYLVFKKLSLGNAFLNHGYLFAIFLIPASMQYTIEQFLSNEFVDFKKWYRFLPFFLSLIVFLGLQTIDPNIGSSPLHTNFNNGFLSLPEYFATLGCLYWIFTFLKMIHSYRKILFHNPNPAAAMGVRILSMIINGNIVFAVLILVSILFRWTEGLYSAAFLATLMAVIAFLRSQAQPNLFSEILPGLRQSYQTSRILNLDLDELHTKIQRLMVEEKVYQEENLNLANFAERLRIKDYQLSEYINAYLGMNFNRFLNEYRIEEVCKKIEEQPKVNLLHLAYQVGFNSKANFNIAFKSVKKMTPSEYAKGIKKPLTSVKVAKRK; this is translated from the coding sequence ATGCTTGAATTCTTAGGATCTTGGTTGTTGTTCGGTGCTTGGTTTCACCTGCTCCTTGCCTTACACCTGTATACAAAACATGGTAAATCTAAGGGATTTCCCTTTGCCTCTATTTCTGCCATTGCAGCGTCTATTCTGATCGTTTATGCATACTTGGTCTTTAAAAAATTATCTCTGGGAAATGCATTTCTAAATCATGGCTATCTCTTTGCAATCTTCCTGATCCCAGCTAGCATGCAATATACGATCGAACAATTCCTATCGAATGAGTTTGTGGATTTCAAGAAATGGTATCGATTCTTACCCTTCTTTCTCTCACTGATTGTCTTCCTTGGGTTGCAAACAATCGATCCAAATATTGGATCAAGTCCACTGCACACAAATTTCAATAATGGTTTTCTTTCTTTACCAGAGTACTTTGCTACACTTGGCTGTCTCTATTGGATTTTTACATTTCTAAAGATGATCCATTCCTACAGAAAGATCCTCTTTCATAATCCCAATCCAGCAGCCGCAATGGGTGTACGGATATTGAGTATGATCATCAACGGAAATATTGTGTTTGCTGTTTTGATCTTGGTAAGCATCCTCTTTCGCTGGACAGAAGGCTTGTATTCCGCGGCTTTCCTTGCAACTTTAATGGCAGTGATTGCCTTTTTACGTTCACAAGCACAACCCAACTTATTTAGTGAAATACTACCAGGCCTGCGGCAATCCTACCAAACATCCAGGATTTTGAACTTAGACCTAGACGAGCTACATACAAAGATCCAGAGACTTATGGTGGAAGAAAAAGTCTACCAGGAAGAAAATTTAAACCTAGCTAATTTTGCTGAGCGGCTAAGGATAAAAGATTACCAATTGAGTGAATACATCAATGCCTATTTGGGAATGAACTTTAATCGATTTTTAAATGAGTACCGAATTGAAGAAGTTTGTAAAAAAATAGAGGAGCAACCAAAGGTAAATTTGTTACATCTGGCTTACCAAGTTGGTTTCAATTCGAAAGCAAATTTTAATATTGCATTTAAGTCAGTTAAGAAAATGACTCCAAGTGAATATGCAAAGGGAATAAAAAAGCCACTTACATCTGTTAAAGTGGCTAAGAGAAAGTGA
- a CDS encoding type 1 glutamine amidotransferase domain-containing protein has translation MKTKFILTSIFIFSILSCSGKVEEITEYVHPHGSNPKGKILMVVSSPSVSQQTGWPIGFWAAELTHPLFVFQEAGYAVEVVSTEGGKLYMDAYSDPTDKSGYSAHDIISLGYLQKKSFQELLQNTKKFTDVNPSEYDAIFLVGGQGPMYTFKGNVALQNLFASFYEAGKPSAAVCHSTTLLLETKLKNGDLLVKGKTWTGFADAEEEYADKAVGQKIQPYRIETEAKKIAGTNFKVAAPFSSYAIKDGNLITGQQQNSGASAAKLLVHSLKK, from the coding sequence ATGAAAACAAAGTTCATCTTAACATCTATTTTCATTTTTAGCATTCTATCGTGTTCAGGAAAGGTTGAAGAGATTACCGAATATGTCCATCCACACGGATCAAATCCGAAAGGAAAAATACTGATGGTTGTGAGTTCACCTTCGGTATCTCAGCAGACAGGATGGCCTATAGGCTTTTGGGCTGCAGAACTCACGCATCCTTTATTTGTTTTCCAAGAAGCTGGTTATGCTGTAGAAGTTGTTTCGACGGAAGGTGGCAAACTATATATGGATGCCTATTCTGACCCAACAGATAAGAGTGGTTATTCGGCTCATGATATCATCTCACTTGGATACTTGCAGAAAAAATCATTCCAAGAACTTTTACAAAATACTAAAAAATTTACAGATGTAAACCCGTCAGAATATGATGCGATTTTTTTAGTGGGAGGACAAGGTCCTATGTATACCTTTAAAGGAAATGTTGCATTACAAAATCTATTTGCTTCTTTTTATGAAGCAGGGAAACCGTCTGCTGCTGTCTGCCATTCCACCACTTTACTGTTGGAAACCAAATTGAAAAATGGAGACCTCCTCGTAAAAGGAAAAACATGGACCGGTTTCGCAGATGCAGAAGAAGAATATGCAGACAAAGCTGTAGGCCAAAAGATCCAACCCTACCGAATTGAAACAGAGGCAAAGAAAATTGCTGGCACAAACTTTAAGGTTGCCGCTCCTTTTTCTTCTTATGCGATCAAAGACGGAAATTTGATTACTGGACAACAGCAAAATTCAGGGGCATCTGCTGCGAAACTATTGGTTCATTCCCTAAAAAAATAA
- a CDS encoding sensor histidine kinase yields the protein MQTFQINEISIIDLIGLVFCTLALIEIVSYIFQKKLQNVDFVILSAYTFSITFVFISNIFEHGFLWNFLDEYEGFFKDLHTLFFLVFLYIQTMNRIQSERIQHEKLIQEGLEIKTKLLMEIHHRVNNNLQMISGLITLQKNSIQDQKIIKAFEFIYNRIFTIASVHRLVYQSKDILRCHLRPIIESILEQLKMTFMFQQNIISLHMDVDADLTIDLDRAIILGLILNELICNSFQHAFAPEQEGIVEVRLQISAEIYELNVYDNGIGWRADSESTSGIGLVLVSNLVSQLNGNLETTFENGTNIKIIFPSRNIVTV from the coding sequence GTGCAAACCTTCCAAATTAATGAGATTTCCATAATAGATTTGATTGGGCTCGTTTTTTGTACTTTAGCTCTCATTGAAATAGTTTCCTATATCTTTCAAAAAAAACTACAGAATGTTGATTTCGTTATTCTGTCCGCCTATACATTTTCGATAACATTCGTATTTATATCGAATATATTTGAACATGGTTTTCTTTGGAATTTTTTAGACGAATACGAGGGTTTTTTTAAAGATCTACATACGTTATTCTTTTTAGTGTTTTTATATATCCAAACTATGAATCGAATTCAATCGGAAAGGATTCAACATGAAAAGCTAATCCAAGAAGGTCTTGAAATCAAAACAAAACTTTTAATGGAAATTCACCATAGAGTCAATAACAACCTTCAGATGATTTCCGGCTTAATCACTCTTCAAAAAAATTCTATCCAGGATCAAAAAATTATCAAAGCATTTGAATTTATCTATAACAGAATTTTTACGATCGCCTCCGTACATCGCCTTGTTTACCAATCCAAAGACATTCTGCGATGCCATTTAAGACCAATCATTGAATCTATACTTGAACAATTAAAAATGACATTTATGTTCCAACAAAACATTATTTCTTTGCATATGGATGTTGATGCTGATTTAACGATTGATTTGGATAGAGCCATTATTCTCGGCCTAATCTTAAATGAGTTAATTTGTAATTCTTTCCAACATGCCTTTGCTCCTGAACAGGAGGGAATCGTGGAGGTTCGATTGCAAATCAGTGCAGAAATATATGAATTAAATGTGTATGACAATGGAATTGGCTGGAGAGCAGATTCCGAATCAACTTCTGGAATCGGTCTGGTATTGGTATCAAACCTTGTTTCTCAATTAAATGGAAACTTAGAAACAACTTTTGAAAATGGAACAAATATCAAAATAATATTTCCTTCTAGAAATATAGTTACTGTTTAG
- a CDS encoding TetR/AcrR family transcriptional regulator: protein MNRIVDASLSPDLSPRQFKFTSKQGRNRRTKLLTVTLEALRSRPPEEIKFIEICKLANIPRASAYHFFPNIEAIFHGIRLLHAETIIERFEALQEEKLISWKEFIERFIDVAVEVTKSEPAFPRLIYEYRVTNPEIRTVGRELDAKLSKLALKGIQDRFSLPKGENWEQIFGFAFTIADALLKFAQRNFGDFTPELVQESKKATIAYLSLYLKN from the coding sequence ATGAATCGAATTGTAGATGCCTCCTTATCACCCGACCTTTCGCCTCGCCAATTCAAATTCACTAGCAAACAAGGCCGAAACAGAAGGACAAAATTATTAACAGTGACTTTGGAAGCCTTACGCTCCCGTCCCCCGGAAGAGATTAAATTCATTGAAATCTGTAAATTGGCAAACATACCGAGAGCATCTGCCTACCATTTTTTTCCAAATATCGAAGCCATCTTTCATGGCATCCGACTTCTACATGCGGAAACCATCATTGAGCGATTCGAAGCCTTGCAAGAGGAAAAGCTTATCTCTTGGAAGGAGTTCATTGAAAGGTTTATAGATGTAGCTGTGGAGGTGACAAAGTCAGAACCAGCCTTTCCTCGATTGATCTATGAATACCGAGTAACAAATCCTGAGATTAGAACAGTCGGAAGAGAACTAGATGCAAAACTTTCCAAACTAGCTTTAAAAGGGATTCAAGATCGCTTTTCATTGCCAAAAGGAGAGAATTGGGAACAAATCTTTGGATTTGCTTTCACAATCGCCGATGCACTTTTAAAGTTTGCCCAAAGAAATTTTGGAGATTTTACCCCTGAGCTCGTGCAAGAAAGTAAAAAAGCTACCATTGCATACCTCAGTCTCTATTTAAAGAACTAG
- a CDS encoding neutral/alkaline ceramidase has product MIEKFKQDFCRLGFLVLCLSLFTCGKKETNSAPILSLVGIENSNANIVSNDEWTESSVRSTESPSLGNSPYLVGAGIFDITGPAAEVGMMGFADPDQKTEGIYMRLWSRAFIVGNSQQRVVFVSADLGQVFQSVKQGVSKKIASDPNLAPYYNDRNVLISATHTHSGPGGSSHYFLYNATTAGFIKENYDIIVDGIYQSIKRAHQNLVPGKILINEGDLTNASMNRSIVAYEKNPISERNFYNSSVDTKMTLLKFVAEDGRELGTINWFAVHPTSIGPTNKLIGGDHKGLASYLFEKSKSTNYSATSTFVAAFAQSNAGDVTPNLWGPADGINDYPRQNLIADRQLQRAQSLYQNATTPILGSVDFRHTYVNFSNLFVSSVGKATCPAGMGASFAAGSTEDNSVIVDFFNEGVTVNSLDWNDNARETFISSFFGGVLGVFWPSSVSEAYKLCHEEKPVLIPTGVASFDGNPWTPPIVPLQIFKIGNLAIVAVPAEVSTMAGRRLRAIVKNILQTDYIVLSSLANTYTSYVTTKEEYSSQQYEGASTQFGPNTLLAYEQEFSKLAISLKNGSNVSTGPIPPDLSKFQATFQTGVVFDDVPWFKSFGSVETQPAATYAVGAPVSVVFWGAHPKNNALIGSSYLDVEQWTGSNWKVVARDFDPSTTYHWKRDGIAYSKITIKWDTQSFPKGTYRIRHRGHWKSGWTGAISSYQGLSNSFVLN; this is encoded by the coding sequence ATGATAGAGAAATTCAAACAAGACTTCTGTCGGCTGGGATTTTTAGTTCTCTGCTTAAGTCTGTTCACATGCGGAAAAAAAGAAACAAATTCAGCACCTATTTTAAGTTTGGTGGGAATTGAAAATTCAAATGCAAATATTGTTTCGAATGATGAATGGACTGAAAGCTCTGTCAGATCTACGGAGAGTCCTAGCTTAGGAAATTCTCCTTATCTTGTCGGTGCTGGAATCTTTGATATCACAGGTCCTGCTGCTGAAGTGGGCATGATGGGATTTGCAGACCCTGACCAAAAAACAGAAGGAATATATATGCGACTTTGGTCTAGGGCTTTTATCGTTGGCAATTCACAACAGCGTGTTGTATTTGTCAGCGCAGATTTAGGACAAGTCTTTCAGTCAGTCAAACAAGGTGTATCAAAAAAAATAGCATCTGATCCGAATTTGGCGCCATACTACAACGATCGTAATGTTTTGATCTCTGCAACCCACACCCATAGCGGTCCAGGAGGTTCTTCCCATTATTTTCTCTACAATGCTACGACGGCAGGATTCATAAAAGAAAATTACGATATTATTGTAGATGGTATTTATCAATCTATCAAACGTGCGCATCAAAATTTAGTTCCTGGAAAAATTTTGATCAACGAAGGTGATTTAACTAATGCAAGTATGAATCGCTCAATTGTCGCATATGAAAAAAACCCAATCTCAGAGCGGAACTTTTATAATTCAAGCGTAGATACCAAAATGACTCTTTTGAAATTTGTGGCTGAAGATGGTCGCGAATTAGGGACAATCAACTGGTTTGCAGTTCACCCAACAAGTATAGGCCCTACGAATAAGTTAATTGGTGGCGACCATAAAGGCTTAGCATCTTATCTCTTCGAAAAAAGTAAAAGTACAAATTATTCTGCTACCTCTACTTTTGTTGCTGCATTTGCCCAATCAAATGCAGGGGATGTTACCCCTAATCTTTGGGGACCAGCAGATGGTATCAATGACTACCCGAGACAAAACCTAATTGCTGATCGCCAATTGCAAAGAGCGCAAAGCCTATACCAAAATGCAACGACCCCAATTTTAGGTTCTGTCGATTTTCGTCATACTTACGTTAACTTCTCAAACTTATTTGTGAGTAGCGTGGGTAAGGCAACATGTCCTGCTGGAATGGGCGCTTCCTTTGCTGCAGGCAGTACGGAAGACAATTCAGTAATCGTTGATTTTTTTAACGAAGGAGTCACAGTTAACTCATTGGATTGGAATGACAATGCACGTGAGACATTTATTTCTAGCTTTTTTGGTGGCGTATTGGGTGTTTTTTGGCCTTCTTCGGTAAGCGAGGCATACAAACTATGCCATGAAGAGAAACCTGTCTTAATTCCTACCGGTGTTGCAAGTTTTGATGGAAATCCTTGGACTCCTCCGATTGTCCCATTACAAATTTTCAAAATTGGAAATTTGGCGATTGTTGCTGTGCCAGCAGAGGTCTCAACAATGGCGGGACGAAGGCTTCGCGCTATCGTGAAAAATATTCTCCAAACTGACTATATTGTTCTTTCCTCTTTAGCAAATACATACACATCCTATGTGACAACAAAAGAAGAGTACTCTTCTCAACAATACGAAGGTGCCTCGACCCAATTTGGACCGAACACTTTGTTAGCGTATGAACAAGAGTTTTCGAAACTTGCCATATCATTGAAGAATGGCTCGAATGTCTCGACAGGACCCATTCCACCAGATTTGAGTAAGTTCCAAGCGACCTTCCAAACAGGTGTGGTTTTTGATGATGTGCCTTGGTTCAAAAGTTTTGGATCCGTAGAAACACAACCGGCGGCTACTTATGCAGTAGGTGCACCTGTTTCCGTAGTTTTTTGGGGAGCCCATCCAAAAAACAATGCCTTAATTGGGAGCTCTTATTTGGATGTGGAACAGTGGACTGGTAGCAATTGGAAAGTGGTTGCACGTGATTTTGATCCTTCTACAACTTATCATTGGAAACGTGATGGAATCGCCTACTCAAAGATAACCATCAAGTGGGATACACAATCGTTTCCGAAGGGGACATACCGCATTCGTCATAGGGGACATTGGAAATCGGGTTGGACTGGTGCCATCAGTTCGTACCAAGGGCTAAGCAACTCATTCGTTCTCAATTAA
- a CDS encoding cellulase family glycosylhydrolase, which translates to MALIFFRRKLAFFLGFLLFFSCQANRSPAPFLGLIEGTQTTIDLNSAENANHRSTAGSIFHELPNGNSLAEREVFDTAKSYLQTNDRIFVDGTGREFLFRGFNISGNVKLAQHGYKPFANESDAELAFQRLGKTTGSNIIRYTIAWEGVHPAVDTIDYNYLDSVVSQLKKAINNRFYILLDYHQDLFSRHLFNKDSWHTGNGAPKWITQGGTYPKEYCGIVCANWSQNALTNEAIRRAFRNFWNNAPLSTQAGTRRMQDEFIWQIGKSVSYIKSKLSDEEFSFVLGLDPINEPVDGGMEGLTPAQWDNQKLWPLYQKLRISLDQNGWQNKKIFAEPLVYWNTNIGQAITPATGGGYLEYPPGQKFVFNSHFYDAARMGIDLTGIDNATYFRYLDDIRKESRFMQIPAFLSEFGMWLKGTGAKDTARMINAVYQALEVSDIGENPKSRFVDFYSNPVSATQWHWDFYYDKHSEYMNGNPSKLITGKDAWNGEDFSVVGNYGTEFNLDKYVIQRAYVRKSQGRIMSTYYNAVGSDSWNKVFSWGAIKPGNSESQYFGDRRFLIIIWRGRNSSLPTEVYLPPHINPNQLILLTENQVYNKTLGSTIQQKVDEAIWSVEPNRVADSGNLVFIWDDPNELETGDSIHYALLVDGNGLNLSDAQLSTLQTKLTQRIILEKKSPVYLIGKMTPSGYPAQ; encoded by the coding sequence ATGGCTTTAATTTTTTTCCGAAGGAAACTTGCGTTTTTTCTCGGCTTTCTACTATTTTTTTCCTGCCAAGCGAATCGAAGTCCCGCTCCCTTCCTTGGTCTCATAGAGGGTACTCAAACAACGATCGATCTCAACTCTGCCGAGAACGCTAACCATCGGTCGACCGCCGGCTCAATCTTTCATGAGCTACCAAATGGAAACAGTTTGGCGGAAAGAGAGGTTTTTGATACGGCGAAATCCTATCTCCAGACAAATGATAGGATCTTTGTAGATGGAACTGGCAGAGAATTTCTATTCAGAGGGTTTAACATATCTGGAAATGTCAAATTGGCTCAACATGGTTATAAACCTTTTGCAAATGAATCGGACGCTGAGTTAGCTTTTCAAAGATTAGGCAAGACGACAGGTTCAAATATCATCCGTTACACGATAGCCTGGGAGGGAGTTCATCCCGCAGTAGACACTATTGATTATAATTATCTAGATTCAGTAGTATCTCAATTAAAAAAAGCGATTAACAATCGATTCTATATACTTCTCGATTATCACCAAGATCTATTCTCTCGGCATTTATTTAACAAAGATTCGTGGCATACAGGTAATGGTGCGCCCAAATGGATTACACAAGGTGGGACTTATCCAAAGGAGTATTGCGGAATTGTATGTGCCAACTGGAGTCAGAATGCATTAACAAATGAGGCAATCAGAAGGGCATTCCGAAATTTTTGGAACAATGCACCGCTTAGTACGCAAGCTGGAACAAGACGTATGCAAGACGAGTTTATATGGCAAATTGGAAAATCTGTATCCTACATAAAATCAAAGTTAAGTGATGAAGAGTTTTCCTTTGTATTGGGTTTAGATCCAATCAATGAACCTGTTGATGGAGGTATGGAAGGATTAACGCCTGCACAGTGGGACAATCAAAAATTATGGCCACTCTACCAAAAATTGCGAATCAGCTTAGATCAAAATGGGTGGCAAAATAAGAAGATCTTTGCAGAACCTCTTGTTTACTGGAATACAAATATTGGCCAAGCGATAACTCCTGCGACTGGAGGAGGGTATTTAGAATATCCTCCAGGGCAGAAATTTGTTTTTAACTCGCATTTTTATGATGCCGCTAGGATGGGTATCGATCTAACAGGAATTGACAATGCAACTTATTTCCGTTATCTGGATGATATACGCAAAGAATCCCGATTTATGCAAATTCCTGCTTTTTTGAGTGAGTTTGGAATGTGGCTGAAAGGAACGGGCGCAAAAGATACAGCGAGAATGATCAATGCCGTATACCAAGCTTTAGAAGTTTCAGACATAGGCGAAAATCCAAAATCAAGGTTTGTTGATTTTTATTCGAACCCTGTTTCGGCAACACAATGGCACTGGGATTTTTATTATGATAAACATTCAGAATATATGAATGGGAATCCCTCGAAGCTCATCACAGGTAAGGATGCTTGGAACGGAGAGGACTTTTCAGTTGTTGGAAATTATGGAACAGAGTTTAACTTGGATAAGTATGTCATCCAAAGAGCATATGTAAGAAAGTCGCAAGGAAGAATAATGAGCACCTATTATAATGCAGTAGGGTCCGATTCCTGGAATAAAGTTTTTTCTTGGGGAGCAATTAAACCTGGCAATTCAGAGAGCCAATATTTTGGAGACCGTAGATTTTTGATCATTATTTGGAGAGGTAGAAATTCCAGTTTACCTACCGAAGTTTACCTTCCACCTCATATAAATCCAAACCAACTGATTCTACTTACGGAGAACCAGGTATATAATAAAACACTTGGTTCAACCATACAACAAAAGGTGGATGAAGCTATATGGTCAGTTGAACCAAATCGTGTTGCCGACTCTGGAAATTTAGTATTTATCTGGGATGACCCAAATGAACTTGAAACAGGAGATTCTATCCATTATGCCTTGTTAGTGGATGGAAATGGACTGAACCTCTCAGATGCTCAATTAAGTACCTTGCAGACTAAATTAACACAAAGAATCATTTTAGAAAAAAAGAGTCCCGTCTATTTGATCGGAAAAATGACTCCCTCTGGATATCCTGCACAGTAA
- the omp85 gene encoding Omp85 family outer membrane protein produces MRRQRKRTFRTLFTFVFFSITLFIQSLQAQEFSPQSGCEKDPPPKFLPFPMDPSKQLCKKDIEDKKEGYYLTGLPLVNSDPNEGIGYGARAYLYNNGPKTDGLYFFTPYRTRLFGQYFNTNKNAQYHQISLDMPFVADTQWRLRADAFLTITPTTLYFGIGENSMSPLSYLDRNQPDGRKFSNSKYIDQETNLTYYRPGTSADPIYFGGQTLTGLQSGPGFVTTDRMYNRYTIETPMATVSGERSYVGGTVRLVAGLKISDNIIRTYDGRKVRGTDPLYDQLTADVPNAKTRLTEDNEAGKILGYHGGYVNSLRLGFVYDTRDFEPDPNSGIFAEVTYEKHARTLGSDFEFNKYFAQIKHFWSPFPKIFDKLVVANRFGLGLTDGEAPFFEYRNLWGTEGLVGGLGGLRTLRGYKQDRFVGRTMGWGNTEIRWKFAEAKLGSEFFTFNLVPFLDYGRVWDDEHKLNLKNYFYSQGLGLRIAWNQATIIMIDYAKSREDEQLFVNFSHVF; encoded by the coding sequence ATGCGACGCCAAAGGAAACGTACATTCCGAACTCTTTTTACTTTTGTATTTTTTTCTATTACCTTATTCATACAATCGCTACAAGCACAGGAATTCTCTCCCCAATCTGGATGTGAAAAAGACCCACCTCCCAAATTCCTCCCCTTCCCCATGGATCCCTCCAAACAACTTTGCAAAAAGGACATCGAAGATAAAAAGGAAGGGTATTACCTCACTGGTCTCCCATTGGTAAATTCTGACCCAAATGAAGGCATAGGATATGGAGCACGTGCTTATTTGTACAATAACGGACCCAAAACGGACGGTTTGTACTTCTTTACTCCGTATCGCACTCGTCTATTTGGACAATACTTCAACACAAACAAAAATGCACAATACCACCAGATTAGTTTGGATATGCCATTTGTAGCAGATACGCAATGGAGACTCAGAGCAGATGCTTTTTTGACCATTACTCCGACTACATTGTACTTCGGAATTGGGGAGAATAGTATGTCTCCCTTGAGTTATCTTGATAGAAATCAACCTGATGGAAGAAAATTCTCAAATTCCAAGTACATTGACCAGGAAACAAATTTAACCTATTACAGACCTGGTACCTCAGCTGATCCCATTTATTTTGGAGGACAAACTCTTACTGGTCTACAATCAGGCCCAGGTTTTGTTACAACTGACCGTATGTACAATCGTTATACGATTGAAACTCCGATGGCTACTGTTAGTGGAGAACGGTCATATGTAGGAGGGACTGTCCGTCTAGTAGCAGGACTGAAAATTTCAGACAATATCATTCGAACTTACGATGGGAGAAAGGTTCGCGGCACAGATCCCCTGTATGACCAACTGACAGCCGATGTTCCAAACGCGAAAACAAGGCTCACAGAAGATAATGAGGCCGGGAAAATTTTAGGTTACCACGGTGGATATGTTAACTCTCTTCGATTGGGATTTGTGTATGATACAAGAGATTTTGAGCCAGATCCTAATTCCGGAATTTTTGCTGAAGTGACGTATGAAAAACATGCGAGAACCTTAGGTTCCGATTTCGAATTCAACAAATACTTTGCACAAATCAAACATTTCTGGAGTCCTTTCCCTAAGATCTTTGATAAGTTAGTCGTAGCCAATCGATTTGGATTGGGTCTAACAGATGGTGAGGCTCCCTTCTTCGAATACCGCAATCTCTGGGGAACAGAAGGTTTGGTTGGAGGTCTGGGAGGACTTCGGACTTTACGAGGATACAAACAGGATCGTTTTGTAGGTCGGACTATGGGATGGGGCAATACAGAAATCCGCTGGAAATTCGCCGAAGCAAAGTTAGGTTCCGAGTTTTTTACGTTTAATTTGGTTCCATTTTTAGATTATGGAAGAGTTTGGGATGATGAGCATAAGCTTAATCTAAAAAATTATTTTTACTCACAAGGGCTTGGGCTTAGAATTGCATGGAACCAAGCAACTATCATTATGATTGATTATGCCAAATCCCGTGAAGATGAGCAGCTATTTGTAAATTTTAGCCATGTGTTTTAA